In the genome of Pseudomonas protegens, one region contains:
- a CDS encoding NYN domain-containing protein — MRTAFFVDGYNLFYGLLADTPFKWLDLPGLLTHIVQIENPASRLVSVDYFTSSVKPRLATRGRASKEAQDTYLRALKARQVNVHLGRHQLEPAKAPRFIDKTVGASRQDTVDIWKLEEKETDVHLAISMYRLAARQLLHPPGERIEQLVLVSGDTDMTPALRAIREDFPDVTLGVILPHRPQYPRPQPGSLKAQAHWMRRVVTAEELQKHQFPERVATRKAPAIKPDYW, encoded by the coding sequence GTGCGCACGGCCTTTTTTGTCGACGGCTACAACCTGTTCTACGGGTTGCTGGCGGACACCCCATTCAAGTGGCTCGACCTGCCCGGGTTGCTGACCCATATCGTGCAGATCGAGAACCCCGCCAGCCGACTGGTCTCGGTCGACTACTTCACCTCTTCGGTCAAACCCCGGCTGGCCACCCGCGGCCGGGCCTCCAAGGAAGCACAAGACACCTACTTGCGGGCCTTGAAAGCGCGCCAGGTCAATGTGCACCTGGGTCGCCACCAGCTTGAACCGGCCAAAGCCCCGCGCTTCATCGATAAAACCGTGGGAGCTTCGCGCCAAGACACGGTGGACATCTGGAAACTCGAGGAAAAGGAAACCGATGTGCACCTGGCGATCAGCATGTATCGCCTCGCGGCCAGACAGCTGCTGCATCCTCCAGGCGAGCGCATCGAACAACTGGTGCTGGTCTCGGGGGATACCGACATGACACCGGCGCTGCGGGCCATTCGCGAGGACTTCCCGGACGTGACCCTTGGCGTGATCCTGCCTCACCGGCCACAGTACCCGCGTCCGCAACCCGGCTCCCTGAAAGCGCAGGCCCACTGGATGCGCCGGGTCGTCACCGCCGAGGAACTGCAAAAACACCAGTTCCCCGAGCGAGTCGCGACCCGCAAGGCGCCCGCGATCAAACCGGACTATTGGTGA
- a CDS encoding sigma-70 family RNA polymerase sigma factor, whose translation MPATTDGNAQLHRLYRDHHGWLRKRLDSIAHLPEPQTPSLESRALILETLMQIDTMLDRMPDKVRQAFVMSQFEGLGNAQIAERLEVSVSSVQKYMTRAIQACYQMLYAE comes from the coding sequence ATGCCAGCCACCACTGACGGCAACGCCCAGCTCCATCGTCTGTATCGGGATCACCACGGCTGGTTGCGCAAGCGCCTGGACAGCATCGCCCACCTGCCGGAGCCGCAGACCCCTTCCCTGGAAAGCCGCGCGCTGATCCTGGAAACCCTGATGCAGATCGACACCATGCTCGATCGCATGCCGGACAAGGTGCGCCAGGCCTTTGTCATGTCGCAGTTCGAAGGCTTGGGTAATGCGCAGATCGCCGAGCGCCTGGAGGTGTCGGTCAGTTCGGTGCAGAAGTACATGACCCGCGCGATCCAGGCCTGCTACCAGATGCTCTACGCAGAATGA
- a CDS encoding efflux transporter outer membrane subunit, whose protein sequence is MSSVPRKHTGAWWRGRLLPLGSAATPEPRAAVAQAADQGCLASATHSNASKLPGHGLRTLLALSLLSLAACNVGPDFQRPRATQVQAWSLPAPGAASRAVDSPMQERWWEVFNDPQLSALSRRALSDNLDLQLATSRLQQSRAARQVISAERYPSTSANGGYARKRNSAEGLNDPSGNSGKSAFSLWEAGFSAAWELDLWGRVRRETEAADATLEVAENDRRGVLLSVLAQTAQDYIQLRGVQNILAVTEQNLEVARHSLKLSQLRLADGVATDLDVAEAAAQVATIEAQRPALQQRQAQLINALSLLLGEPPQALHQQLASAAPVPQAPSRVAIGLPSQLAERRPDIRQAEARLHAATASIGVAKGDFYPRITLSGNVGSQALQLADFGSWGSRQFGIGPQFSLPLFDGGRLRGMLQLREAQQQEAALAYQQTVLRAWHEIDDQLTRYNASQLRRDSLAEAVRQNQIALRTAQQQYVEGVVDFVNVLTVQGALLATQEQWVESSAGVSLAMVGLYKALGGGWESVYPLQAASPSP, encoded by the coding sequence ATGAGCAGCGTACCCCGCAAGCACACAGGCGCCTGGTGGCGAGGGCGCTTGCTCCCGCTGGGTAGCGCAGCGACCCCGGAACCGCGCGCCGCGGTGGCCCAGGCCGCCGATCAGGGCTGCCTGGCGAGTGCTACGCACTCGAACGCAAGCAAGCTCCCTGGCCACGGGCTCCGCACTCTGCTGGCGCTGAGCCTGCTGTCCCTGGCCGCGTGCAACGTCGGTCCGGATTTTCAGCGGCCGCGGGCGACCCAGGTCCAGGCCTGGTCGCTGCCTGCGCCAGGCGCCGCCAGCCGGGCAGTGGACAGCCCCATGCAGGAGCGCTGGTGGGAGGTGTTCAACGACCCGCAACTGTCGGCCCTGAGTCGTCGGGCGCTGAGCGACAACCTCGACCTGCAACTGGCCACCAGCCGCTTGCAGCAGAGCCGGGCGGCGCGCCAGGTGATCAGCGCCGAGCGCTACCCGAGCACCTCGGCCAATGGCGGCTACGCACGCAAACGCAACAGCGCCGAAGGCCTGAACGACCCTTCGGGGAACAGCGGCAAGTCGGCCTTCAGTCTCTGGGAAGCGGGCTTCTCCGCGGCCTGGGAGCTGGATCTGTGGGGCCGGGTCCGGCGCGAAACCGAGGCCGCCGACGCGACCCTGGAAGTGGCGGAAAACGATCGACGCGGGGTGCTGCTGTCGGTGCTGGCGCAAACCGCCCAGGACTACATCCAGCTGCGCGGCGTACAGAACATCCTGGCAGTCACCGAGCAGAACCTGGAGGTGGCCCGACACAGCCTGAAGCTCTCGCAATTGCGCCTGGCCGACGGCGTGGCCACCGACCTCGACGTGGCCGAAGCCGCTGCCCAGGTCGCCACCATCGAGGCGCAACGGCCTGCGCTGCAACAGCGTCAGGCGCAGTTGATCAATGCCCTGAGCCTGCTGCTGGGGGAGCCGCCCCAGGCCCTGCACCAGCAACTGGCCAGTGCCGCCCCCGTGCCGCAAGCGCCGTCCCGGGTGGCTATCGGCCTGCCTTCGCAGCTGGCCGAGCGGCGCCCGGACATCCGTCAGGCCGAGGCCCGGCTGCACGCGGCCACGGCCAGCATCGGCGTGGCCAAGGGCGATTTCTATCCGCGCATTACCCTGTCCGGCAACGTTGGCTCCCAGGCCCTGCAACTGGCGGATTTCGGCAGCTGGGGCTCGCGCCAGTTCGGCATCGGCCCGCAGTTCAGCCTGCCGCTGTTCGACGGCGGACGCCTGCGGGGCATGCTCCAGCTGCGCGAGGCCCAGCAGCAGGAAGCGGCCCTGGCTTACCAGCAGACCGTGCTGCGGGCCTGGCATGAAATCGACGATCAACTGACCCGCTACAACGCCAGTCAGTTGCGGCGCGACAGCCTGGCCGAGGCGGTGCGGCAGAACCAGATCGCCCTGCGTACCGCGCAGCAGCAGTACGTCGAGGGCGTGGTGGATTTCGTCAACGTCCTGACCGTGCAGGGCGCCTTGCTGGCCACCCAGGAGCAGTGGGTGGAAAGCTCCGCCGGGGTGTCGTTGGCCATGGTCGGGCTGTACAAGGCCCTGGGCGGCGGCTGGGAGTCGGTGTACCCGTTGCAGGCCGCCAGCCCGTCGCCCTGA
- a CDS encoding HlyD family secretion protein, which yields MTIQSKDKIAVAVATVAALGVLVYLLVPGLFGRAGAQSTNDAFIAADYTLVAPRVAGFIKEVLVEDNQQVKAGQLLALIDDRDLRAAAQAADAETLVAKAQLQNARATLDRQSSVIAQAQAALSAAQAERAFAEHELNRYNHLAGVGAGTVQNAQQARTRIDQASARVATATAALAAERKQVEILTAQRDAAEGSLKRAQAALEMASYELSYTRIVAPVDGMVGERAVRVGAYVTPGSKLLAVVPLQQAYVLANFQETQLTAMHAGQTVEVRVDSLGGETLQGRVESLAPATGVTFAAVKPDNATGNFTKVVQRIPVKIVLEPDQPMAERLRVGMSVEASVDTHSSATSAREVTQR from the coding sequence ATGACGATCCAGAGCAAAGATAAAATCGCCGTCGCCGTGGCGACGGTGGCCGCCCTTGGTGTGCTGGTGTACCTGCTGGTGCCCGGGCTGTTTGGCCGCGCTGGCGCGCAGAGCACCAACGATGCCTTCATCGCCGCCGACTACACCCTGGTGGCGCCACGGGTGGCCGGGTTCATCAAGGAAGTGCTGGTGGAGGACAACCAGCAAGTCAAGGCCGGGCAACTGCTGGCGCTGATCGACGACCGCGACCTGCGGGCCGCGGCCCAGGCGGCGGATGCCGAAACCCTGGTGGCCAAGGCCCAGCTGCAGAACGCCCGGGCGACCCTGGACCGGCAGAGCTCGGTGATTGCCCAGGCCCAGGCGGCCTTGAGCGCGGCCCAGGCCGAGCGGGCTTTTGCCGAGCATGAGCTGAACCGCTACAACCACCTGGCCGGGGTCGGCGCCGGTACGGTGCAGAACGCCCAGCAAGCCAGGACCCGCATCGACCAGGCCAGTGCCCGCGTGGCCACCGCCACCGCGGCCCTGGCGGCGGAACGCAAGCAGGTGGAAATCCTCACCGCCCAGCGCGACGCCGCCGAAGGCAGCCTGAAGCGGGCCCAGGCGGCCCTGGAAATGGCCAGCTACGAGCTGTCCTACACCCGCATCGTGGCGCCGGTGGACGGCATGGTCGGCGAGCGCGCGGTACGGGTCGGCGCCTATGTCACCCCGGGCAGCAAGCTCCTCGCCGTGGTGCCCTTGCAGCAGGCCTATGTACTGGCCAACTTCCAGGAAACCCAGCTCACCGCCATGCATGCCGGGCAAACCGTCGAGGTGCGGGTCGACAGCCTGGGTGGCGAAACCCTGCAGGGCCGCGTCGAGAGTCTGGCCCCGGCCACCGGCGTGACCTTCGCCGCGGTGAAACCGGACAACGCCACCGGCAACTTCACCAAGGTGGTGCAACGCATTCCGGTGAAGATTGTCCTGGAGCCCGACCAGCCGATGGCCGAGCGCCTGCGGGTCGGCATGTCGGTGGAAGCCAGCGTCGACACCCACAGCTCGGCCACCAGCGCCCGCGAGGTGACCCAGCGATGA
- a CDS encoding MFS transporter, producing MSSLAVAAPASVEAASRPAAIAPPIFGPRIIIGLVGVLLAVLVSGLNEMVTKIALADIRGALSIGFDEGTWLVACYTATSVAAMAFAPWCSVTFSLRRFTLCAIALFTLLGVLCPFAPNYQSLLLLRTLQGLAGGALPPMLMTVALRFLPANVKLYGLAGYALTATFGPSLGTPLAALWTEYVGWQWAFWQVVAPCVLAMAAVAYGLPQDPLRLERCQQFNWRGLLLGFPAICMLVIGILQGNRLNWFESPLIGLLLVGGLVLLVLFLINEWSQPIPFFKLQMLGIRNLSFALLTLAGVLVVLTAVIIIPSAYLAQVQGYRPLQTAPVMLVMALPQLIALPLVAALCNLRWVDCRWVLGIGLGLLVLSCLGGTHLTSAWIRDDFYGLQLLQIFGQPMAVLPLLMLSTGSITPLEGPFASAWFNTVKGLAAVIATGVLDVLTTHRLHFHSTMLVDNLGNSPLVDDRVAGLAQRLHQQAMVLTSADLYFCMAGVAAALILLVFWLPTRIYPPRAPT from the coding sequence ATGAGTTCCCTCGCTGTCGCTGCGCCTGCTTCGGTTGAAGCCGCCAGCAGGCCGGCAGCCATTGCACCGCCGATCTTCGGGCCGCGAATCATCATCGGTCTGGTCGGTGTGTTGTTGGCGGTGCTGGTTTCCGGTCTCAACGAGATGGTGACCAAGATCGCCCTGGCGGATATCCGCGGTGCGTTGTCCATCGGTTTCGACGAAGGCACCTGGCTGGTGGCGTGCTACACCGCTACCTCGGTGGCGGCCATGGCCTTTGCGCCCTGGTGCTCGGTGACCTTTTCCCTGCGGCGTTTCACCCTCTGTGCGATTGCGCTGTTCACCCTGCTGGGGGTGTTGTGCCCCTTCGCCCCCAACTACCAGAGCCTGTTGCTGCTGCGCACTTTGCAGGGCCTGGCCGGCGGGGCGCTGCCGCCGATGCTGATGACCGTGGCCCTGCGTTTCCTGCCGGCCAACGTCAAGCTCTACGGCCTGGCCGGCTACGCCCTGACCGCCACCTTCGGCCCCAGCCTGGGCACACCCCTGGCAGCCCTGTGGACCGAATACGTGGGCTGGCAGTGGGCCTTCTGGCAGGTGGTGGCGCCCTGTGTGCTGGCCATGGCTGCGGTGGCTTACGGCCTGCCTCAGGACCCGCTGCGCCTGGAGCGTTGCCAGCAGTTCAACTGGCGCGGTTTGCTGCTGGGCTTTCCGGCGATCTGCATGCTGGTGATCGGCATTCTTCAGGGCAACCGGCTGAACTGGTTCGAGTCGCCGCTCATTGGCCTGCTGCTGGTCGGCGGGTTGGTGTTGCTGGTGCTGTTTCTGATCAACGAATGGTCGCAGCCGATTCCCTTCTTCAAGTTGCAGATGCTCGGCATCCGCAACCTGTCCTTCGCCCTGCTGACCCTGGCCGGGGTGCTGGTGGTGTTGACCGCAGTGATCATCATCCCGTCGGCGTACCTGGCTCAGGTCCAGGGCTATCGCCCCTTGCAAACCGCTCCGGTGATGCTGGTGATGGCCTTGCCGCAACTGATTGCCCTGCCCCTGGTGGCGGCCCTGTGCAACCTGCGCTGGGTCGATTGCCGCTGGGTGCTGGGGATCGGCCTGGGCCTGCTGGTGCTGTCCTGCCTGGGCGGCACACACCTGACCTCGGCCTGGATCCGTGACGATTTCTATGGGCTGCAATTGCTGCAGATCTTCGGCCAGCCGATGGCGGTGCTGCCGTTGCTGATGCTTTCCACCGGCAGCATCACCCCGCTGGAAGGGCCTTTTGCCTCGGCCTGGTTCAACACCGTGAAGGGCCTGGCGGCGGTGATCGCCACCGGGGTGCTGGATGTGCTGACCACCCACCGCCTGCATTTCCACTCGACGATGCTGGTGGACAACCTGGGCAACTCGCCCCTGGTGGATGACCGGGTGGCCGGGCTGGCCCAGCGCCTGCACCAGCAGGCCATGGTGCTGACCAGCGCCGATCTGTATTTCTGCATGGCAGGGGTGGCTGCCGCGCTGATCCTGCTGGTTTTCTGGCTGCCGACGCGGATCTATCCACCGCGGGCGCCGACCTGA
- a CDS encoding LysR family transcriptional regulator, translated as MQLPDMNLLVALDALLDEGSVVGAARRMNLSPAAMSRTLTRIRDALGDPVLVRAGRGLVPTPKALELRSQVRDLVEQAALLFRSADQVDLLSLRRRFNVRANDFFVGVYGGRLIDTLERQAPLCELRFVPEGDGDDEALREGRIDLRISNTRPLTPEVKVQNLFTTAFVGLVREDHPLFDEEITAERFAAFPHISMSRRGIARGPIDAALAEQGLERRVSLIAPSFHAAMFMLPDSDLILPVPQETLLSVSRLGLRLRSFVLPIALPTLVLTQAWHPRYDKDPAHKWFRETLRSSCQATWQEAQPTSS; from the coding sequence ATGCAACTCCCTGATATGAACCTTCTGGTGGCCCTCGATGCCCTGCTGGATGAGGGCAGCGTGGTCGGCGCCGCGCGGCGCATGAACCTCAGCCCGGCGGCCATGAGCCGGACCCTGACGCGAATCCGCGACGCCCTCGGCGACCCGGTGCTGGTGCGCGCCGGGCGTGGCCTGGTGCCCACCCCCAAGGCGCTGGAACTGCGCAGCCAGGTGCGTGATCTGGTGGAGCAGGCGGCGCTGCTGTTCCGTTCGGCGGATCAGGTCGACCTGTTGTCGTTGCGCCGGCGCTTCAATGTGCGCGCCAACGATTTTTTTGTCGGGGTCTACGGCGGACGGCTGATCGACACCCTGGAGCGCCAGGCGCCGTTGTGCGAACTGCGTTTCGTGCCCGAAGGCGACGGCGACGACGAGGCCCTGCGGGAAGGGCGGATCGACCTGCGGATCAGCAACACCCGGCCCCTGACCCCGGAAGTGAAGGTGCAGAACCTGTTCACTACCGCTTTTGTCGGCCTGGTACGGGAAGACCATCCGTTGTTCGACGAAGAGATCACCGCCGAGCGCTTTGCCGCGTTCCCCCATATCAGCATGTCGCGCCGCGGCATTGCCCGCGGACCGATCGACGCGGCCCTGGCGGAGCAGGGCCTGGAGCGGCGGGTGTCGCTGATTGCTCCGAGCTTTCATGCGGCAATGTTCATGCTGCCGGATTCGGACCTGATCCTGCCGGTGCCCCAGGAAACCCTGCTCAGCGTCTCGCGCCTGGGCTTGCGGCTGCGCTCGTTCGTGCTGCCGATTGCCCTGCCGACCCTGGTCCTGACCCAGGCCTGGCACCCGCGCTACGACAAGGACCCGGCGCACAAATGGTTCCGCGAAACCCTGCGCAGTTCCTGCCAGGCCACCTGGCAAGAAGCCCAGCCGACCTCTTCGTAG
- a CDS encoding ABC transporter permease, giving the protein MSQSSPVREEYEVVLQPLLQVPLERELPLGQRLWQQGWLRKGLILILLALLWEAVARYQNNDLLLPSFLQTASALYQGLISGELLGKVGISLVVLLKGYLIGIVLAFALTTLAVSTQFGRDLLSTLTSMFNPLPAIALLPLALLWFGLGQNSLIFVLVHSVLWALALNTYAGFLGVSETLRMAGRNYGLKGLRLVLFILIPAALPSILAGLKIGWAFAWRTLIAAELLFGATSGKGGLGWYIFQNRNELYTDKVFAGLAVVILIGLLVENLIFDTLERITVKRWGMQR; this is encoded by the coding sequence ATGAGCCAGTCATCCCCCGTGCGCGAAGAATACGAAGTTGTCCTGCAACCCCTGCTGCAAGTCCCGCTGGAACGAGAGCTGCCCCTGGGCCAGCGCCTCTGGCAACAGGGCTGGCTGCGCAAGGGCCTGATCCTGATCCTTTTGGCGCTGCTGTGGGAAGCCGTGGCCCGCTACCAGAACAACGACCTGCTGCTGCCCAGTTTTCTGCAGACCGCCAGCGCTCTTTACCAGGGCCTGATCAGCGGCGAATTGCTGGGCAAGGTGGGCATTTCCCTGGTGGTGCTGCTCAAGGGCTACCTGATCGGCATTGTCCTGGCCTTTGCCCTGACCACCCTGGCGGTGTCGACCCAGTTCGGCCGCGACCTGCTGAGCACCCTGACCTCGATGTTCAACCCGCTGCCGGCCATTGCCCTGCTGCCCCTGGCGCTGCTGTGGTTCGGCCTGGGGCAGAACAGCCTGATCTTCGTGCTGGTGCATTCGGTGCTCTGGGCCCTGGCCCTGAACACTTACGCCGGGTTTCTCGGGGTTTCCGAAACCCTGCGCATGGCCGGGCGCAACTACGGCCTCAAGGGCCTGCGCCTGGTGCTGTTCATCCTGATCCCGGCGGCGCTGCCGTCGATCCTGGCCGGACTGAAGATCGGCTGGGCCTTCGCCTGGCGCACCCTGATCGCCGCCGAACTGTTGTTCGGCGCCACCAGCGGCAAGGGCGGCCTGGGCTGGTACATCTTCCAGAACCGCAACGAGCTGTACACCGACAAGGTGTTTGCCGGGCTGGCGGTGGTGATCCTCATCGGCCTGCTGGTGGAGAACCTGATCTTCGACACCCTGGAGCGGATCACGGTGAAACGCTGGGGCATGCAACGCTGA
- a CDS encoding ABC transporter ATP-binding protein — translation MNAPLPGHTASNPTATAEALLAVDQVSLEYRTPQRVVRATHQVSFAIDPADRFVLLGPSGCGKSTLLKAVAGFIQPCEGEIRLQGQRVSQPGPDRIVVFQEFDQLPPWKTVKQNVMFPLLASKTLGRREAEERALHYLEKVGLAAFADAYPHTLSGGMKARVAIARALAMQPKILLMDEPFAALDALTRRKMQEELLLLWEEVRFTLLFVTHSIEEALVVGNRILLLSPHPGRVRAEVHSHQYDLHSLGGVAFQQTARRIHRLLFDEGQGPETDSAVDFADIRIAY, via the coding sequence ATGAACGCCCCCTTGCCAGGCCACACGGCCAGCAACCCCACCGCCACCGCCGAAGCGCTGTTGGCGGTGGATCAAGTCAGCCTGGAATACCGCACCCCGCAGCGCGTGGTGCGGGCCACCCACCAGGTCAGTTTCGCAATCGATCCGGCCGATCGTTTTGTCCTGCTGGGGCCTTCGGGCTGCGGCAAGTCGACCCTGCTCAAGGCGGTGGCCGGGTTTATCCAGCCTTGCGAGGGCGAAATTCGCCTGCAAGGCCAGCGCGTCAGCCAGCCCGGGCCGGACCGCATCGTGGTGTTTCAGGAGTTCGATCAACTGCCGCCCTGGAAAACCGTGAAGCAGAACGTGATGTTTCCGCTGCTGGCGTCGAAAACCCTCGGCCGTCGCGAAGCCGAGGAGCGCGCCCTGCATTACCTGGAAAAAGTTGGACTGGCAGCCTTTGCCGATGCCTACCCGCACACGCTGTCCGGCGGCATGAAGGCCCGGGTGGCAATCGCCCGGGCCCTGGCCATGCAGCCGAAGATCCTGCTGATGGACGAACCCTTCGCCGCCCTCGACGCCCTGACCCGGCGCAAGATGCAGGAGGAGTTGCTGCTGCTCTGGGAGGAGGTGCGCTTCACCTTGCTGTTCGTCACCCACTCCATCGAGGAGGCGCTGGTGGTGGGTAACCGCATCCTTTTGCTGTCGCCGCATCCGGGGCGGGTGCGGGCGGAGGTCCACAGCCACCAGTACGACTTGCACAGCCTGGGTGGCGTGGCCTTCCAGCAGACCGCGCGCCGCATTCACCGCTTGCTGTTCGATGAAGGCCAGGGGCCAGAAACCGACAGCGCAGTGGATTTCGCCGATATCCGCATCGCCTATTGA
- a CDS encoding ABC transporter substrate-binding protein, translating to MSLSIPFIPRLGKLATAIGLGFSLLAGSLVAPAAAHAEGEIRIAEQFGIVYLLLNVVRDQHLIEKHGKQEGIDIKVDWTQLSGGAAVNDALLSGSIDIAGAGVGPLLTIWDRTHGRQNVKAVASLGNFPYYLVSNNPQVKTIADFTEKDRIAVPAVGVSVQSRFLQYAAAKQWGDQEFNRLDKYTIAVPHPDATAALIAGGTELTGHFSNPPFQDQALENPNVHVVLNTYDLLGPNSPTVLFATEKFRNDNPKTYTAFVEALAEAAEFAQNDKGAAADTYIRVTKAKIDRAALLKIIDNPQFEFSVTPKNTYPLAEFLYRVGAIKNKPESWKDYFFQDAKPLQGS from the coding sequence ATGTCCTTATCCATTCCCTTCATTCCCCGCCTCGGCAAGCTGGCCACGGCCATCGGCCTGGGTTTCAGTCTGCTGGCCGGTAGCCTGGTGGCGCCTGCGGCGGCCCATGCCGAAGGCGAAATTCGCATCGCTGAACAGTTCGGCATCGTCTACCTGTTGCTCAACGTGGTGCGCGATCAGCACCTGATCGAAAAACACGGCAAACAAGAGGGCATCGATATCAAGGTCGACTGGACCCAGCTGTCCGGCGGCGCGGCGGTCAACGACGCCTTGCTGTCAGGCTCCATCGACATTGCCGGGGCCGGCGTCGGCCCGCTGCTGACCATCTGGGATCGCACCCACGGCCGGCAGAACGTCAAGGCCGTGGCCTCCCTCGGTAACTTTCCCTACTACCTGGTGAGCAACAATCCCCAGGTCAAGACCATCGCCGACTTCACCGAGAAGGACCGCATCGCGGTGCCGGCGGTGGGCGTCTCGGTGCAGTCGCGCTTCCTGCAGTACGCTGCGGCCAAGCAATGGGGCGACCAGGAATTCAATCGCCTGGACAAATACACCATCGCCGTGCCGCACCCGGATGCCACCGCCGCGCTGATTGCCGGCGGCACCGAGCTGACCGGGCACTTCTCCAACCCGCCGTTCCAGGACCAGGCCCTGGAGAACCCCAACGTGCATGTGGTGCTCAATACCTACGACCTGCTGGGCCCGAACTCGCCGACGGTGCTGTTTGCCACCGAAAAATTCCGCAACGACAACCCCAAGACCTACACGGCCTTCGTCGAAGCCCTGGCTGAAGCTGCCGAGTTCGCCCAGAACGACAAGGGCGCGGCCGCCGATACCTACATCCGCGTGACCAAGGCCAAGATCGACCGCGCCGCGCTGCTGAAGATCATCGACAACCCGCAGTTCGAATTCAGCGTGACGCCGAAAAACACCTACCCGCTGGCGGAGTTCCTGTACCGGGTTGGCGCCATCAAGAACAAGCCGGAATCGTGGAAGGACTACTTCTTCCAGGACGCCAAACCGCTGCAAGGGAGCTGA
- a CDS encoding TauD/TfdA dioxygenase family protein: MSASASAAAVAAQAFEIRPFNGAVGAEIIGLDLSRPLNDQDFARIHRAHLDHHVVVFRDQRISPEQQIAFSRRFGELQIHVLKQFLLAGHPEILIVSNIIENGQSIGLGDAGKFWHSDLSYKELPSLGSMLHAQELPAEGGDTLFADMHKAWDKLPEALRKAVEGRSAAHSYTARYSETKFEGNWRPTLTPEQLAQVAEVVHPIVRTHPENGRKALFVSEGFTTRIIGLPEDESAQVLAELYAHSVLPDNVYRHQWQPHDLVFWDNRSLIHLAAGCPSHLRRKLYRTTIQGDAPY, translated from the coding sequence ATGTCTGCATCAGCCAGTGCCGCCGCCGTTGCCGCACAAGCCTTCGAAATCCGTCCTTTCAACGGCGCCGTCGGCGCCGAGATCATCGGCCTGGACCTGTCCCGGCCGCTCAACGACCAGGACTTCGCCCGCATCCACCGCGCCCACCTGGATCATCACGTGGTGGTGTTCCGCGACCAGCGCATCAGCCCCGAACAACAGATCGCCTTCAGCCGCCGTTTCGGCGAGCTGCAGATCCATGTGCTCAAGCAGTTCCTGCTGGCCGGGCACCCGGAAATCCTCATCGTTTCCAACATCATCGAGAACGGCCAGTCCATCGGCCTGGGGGATGCCGGCAAGTTCTGGCACTCGGATCTGTCCTACAAGGAACTGCCGAGCCTGGGCTCGATGCTGCACGCCCAGGAACTGCCGGCCGAAGGCGGCGACACCCTGTTCGCCGACATGCACAAAGCCTGGGACAAGCTGCCCGAGGCGCTGCGCAAGGCGGTCGAGGGCCGCAGTGCCGCGCATTCCTACACGGCGCGCTACAGCGAAACCAAGTTCGAGGGCAACTGGCGCCCGACCCTGACCCCGGAGCAACTGGCCCAGGTCGCCGAAGTGGTGCACCCGATTGTCCGCACCCACCCGGAAAACGGCCGCAAGGCACTGTTCGTCAGTGAAGGCTTCACCACCCGCATCATCGGCCTGCCGGAGGACGAAAGCGCCCAGGTGCTGGCCGAGCTGTACGCCCACAGCGTGCTGCCGGACAACGTCTACCGCCACCAATGGCAGCCCCATGACCTGGTGTTCTGGGACAACCGCTCGCTGATCCACCTGGCCGCCGGTTGCCCGAGCCATCTGCGCCGCAAGCTGTATCGCACCACCATCCAGGGCGACGCCCCTTACTGA